The following proteins are encoded in a genomic region of Nakaseomyces glabratus chromosome J, complete sequence:
- the GID12 gene encoding Gid12p (CAGL0J06270g~Ortholog of S. cerevisiae : YDL176W and Saccharomyces cerevisiae S288C : YDL176W) has product MSRTITLAVSTPSNKKGNTSTYCILDNKDGKFTRIRRSSNFGDESVDSSVLAFCYLVPKDRSLYGNQKPSQRAEKTNNPVEGDCTSNINSEVEENETNFPNFDLKDDSDYMLICRSNGIIEVVKDYRQKIYQNSSLCPQFLWKCFPDDIDPTGDFDFSIANLSYFKGLLYCCTTSGKVYIFILNLPEDYIQVENLISNSDSNKIKDMKNDGNGGTTAARNISPDEDEFFKLTQYRYCGKTDDICYFLIPIDEDTRNSILGQQKYTASYSGAIMYKSSGYNRLDQGIANFQINPLDRLSFIVSAQRSPLMIRKVVMTRIFVIFLRTYLKKKLECQSNQYLQSSSLIFNLDNDIANMPQIDHRLWNSIIQLSGTAPLQSIIVWKQKFGGRKDEIDKLLHNIADNQNVELAENLSISTRPLSRGNLMVNRSQDSLFRRINYMSRQLTEKKVDTLLKSLKKNTFPIDFCAVQLRQESQQHIFNGSYTFNDEPPSDVEDDVIVSFLTDKYRNLDIYSIEKFLKFHVFRPRLMNEPLVEINVYPNHQYSEFSNTKDSRERFDEILSQVCSFKKLFVLTEKIILIIGSGGVLLLDRSLLKYMNHLSDNPIESICIIKIDLGLLNDAILLVDRFETCKDCSGVLLNFQLITTNLSGEINSYNCMMRPHSRIGSYECTDSIQLTKVGKFVDKLIFITDFKEQVSSRKRSQSDIEMGQSRKKQRSLSDNFVISSI; this is encoded by the coding sequence ATGTCCAGAACAATAACACTAGCTGTATCTACCCCCTCTAATAAGAAGGGTAACACGTCCACTTACTGTATATTGGATAATAAGGATGGCAAGTTTACAAGAATACGAAGAAGCTCGAATTTTGGCGATGAAAGCGTAGATAGCAGTGTGCTGGCATTTTGCTACCTGGTTCCAAAGGATAGATCACTATATGGCAACCAAAAACCAAGTCAAAGAGCTGAAAAAACTAACAATCCAGTTGAAGGTGACTGTACTAGTAACATTAACTCTGAAGTCGAAGAAAACGAAACTAATTTTCCTAATTTTGACCTAAAAGATGATTCTGACTATATGCTCATATGCAGGTCTAATGGGATCATTGAGGTTGTTAAGGACTATCgacaaaaaatttatcagAATTCCTCTTTATGCCCACAATTCTTATGGAAATGCTTCCCTGATGACATCGACCCAACAGGAGATTTCGACTTTAGCATTGCAAATCTATCATACTTCAAGGGCTTGCTTTATTGTTGCACCACATCTggaaaagtatatatatttattcttAATCTTCCAGAAGATTATATTCAGGTTGAAAACCTAATTAGTAACAGTGATAGCAACAAGATCAAAGATATGAAAAATGATGGTAATGGAGGAACAACTGCTGCTCGAAATATATCCCCTGATGAAGACGAATTCTTTAAATTGACTCAATACAGATACTGCGGTAAAACTGATGATATCTGCTATTTTTTAATTCctattgatgaagacaCTCGTAATAGTATCTTGGGACAACAAAAATACACAGCCAGCTATAGTGGAGCAATAATGTATAAGTCGTCAGGTTATAATAGACTTGACCAAGGTATTGcaaattttcaaataaacCCACTGGATAGGCTGAGTTTTATTGTATCTGCACAAAGGTCACCGCTTATGATAAGAAAAGTTGTTATGACACGgatatttgttatttttttgcgtacctatttgaagaagaaattagAATGCCAATCAAATCAATATTTGCAATCATCCTCATTGATTTTCAATCTGGATAATGACATTGCAAACATGCCACAAATTGATCATCGTTTGTGGAATTCGATTATACAGCTGTCTGGTACAGCTCCATTACAATCAATTATCGTTTGGAAGCAAAAGTTTGGGGGGAggaaagatgaaattgataaacTATTGCATAACATAGCTGATAATCAAAATGTTGAATTAGCGGAAAATTTAAGTATATCTACTAGGCCACTATCTAGAGGGAATTTGATGGTAAATAGGTCCCAAGACTCCCTGTTCAGACGAATAAATTACATGTCTAGACAGTTGACggaaaaaaaagtggaTACGCTCCTGAAAtcactaaaaaaaaacacctTCCCTATTGATTTTTGTGCTGTTCAATTGCGACAAGAAAGTCAGCAACATATATTTAATGGGTCATATACGTTCAATGATGAGCCGCCATCTGATGTAGAAGATGATGTGATAGTATCCTTCCTTACAGACAAATATAGGAATTTGGACATTTATAGTATCgaaaagtttttgaaatttcatgTTTTCAGACCAAGGTTGATGAATGAACCCTTGGTGGAAATCAATGTGTACCCAAATCACCAGTACAGTGAATTTAGCAATACAAAGGATTCGAGGGAGAGATTTGATGAAATATTATCACAAGTTTGCTCATTCAAAAAGTTGTTTGTATTAACAGAAAAGATAATTCTAATTATAGGAAGTGGTGGtgttttattattagataGAAGTCTTCTTAAGTATATGAATCACTTAAGCGATAACCCAATTGAATCAATTTGTATCATTAAGATAGATCTGGGCCTACTGAATGATGCTATATTACTGGTTGATCGCTTTGAAACTTGCAAGGATTGTAGTGGTGTACTACTCAATTTCCAGTTAATTACAACAAACCTAAGTGGCGAGATAAACTCTTATAATTGCATGATGAGACCTCATTCAAGAATTGGAAGCTATGAATGCACCGACAGTATTCAGTTAACAAAAGTCGGTAAATTCGTTGATAAATTAATTTTCATAACtgatttcaaagaacaAGTATCAAGTCGTAAAAGGTCGCAATCAGATATTGAAATGGGACAGAGTAGGAAGAAACAGAGGTCACTATCTGATAATTTCGTCATATCTTCAATCTAA
- a CDS encoding uncharacterized protein (CAGL0J06292g~Ortholog of S. cerevisiae : YDL177C, Candida tenuis NRRL Y-1498 : CANTEDRAFT_103288, Debaryomyces hansenii CBS767 : DEHA2B10164g and Pichia stipitis Pignal : PICST_60871) — translation MDWNVSDVVTDKKSKFQARCCFLRDQKDIPDILQGMIQSDKHIAKASHMHMYAWRTGTEELKGNEKQTKKKNNKKQDEVVQLKNVQQGSSDCGEAGAGQRLLTLLERSNAFNVIVIVTRWYGGTPLGPARFRHICSAALQSLRIGGFVP, via the coding sequence atgGATTGGAATGTATCAGATGTCGTAACGGataagaaatcaaaatttcaagcTAGGTGCTGCTTTTTGAGAGACCAGAAGGACATACCAGATATATTGCAAGGCATGATTCAAAGTGATAAGCATATAGCAAAGGCTAGTCACATGCATATGTATGCTTGGCGAACTGGAACTGAAGAGTTGAAAGGAAATGAGAAgcaaaccaaaaaaaagaataacaaGAAGCAGGATGAGGTGGTTCAGCTAAAAAATGTTCAGCAAGGTAGCTCAGACTGTGGTGAAGCTGGTGCAGGCCAGCGGCTTCTAACTTTATTGGAAAGGTCTAATGCTTTCAATGTTATAGTAATTGTTACTAGATGGTATGGTGGCACTCCCTTAGGTCCAGCTCGATTCAGGCACATTTGTTCAGCCGCACTTCAAAGTTTGCGTATCGGAGGTTTTGTTCCATAG
- the DLD2 gene encoding D-lactate dehydrogenase (CAGL0J06314g~Ortholog(s) have (R)-2-hydroxyglutarate dehydrogenase activity, D-lactate dehydrogenase (cytochrome) activity, FAD binding, actin binding activity and role in lactate catabolic process): MMLKCGRQYRIVSKNASRVLNSTAVSGRNRLGLYMQPLLTMAAYTRTYSSKLPPRLTAETYPEVKRDGRFKSLAKDDIDYFKSILSETELLEGNDSNDSLAAYNEDWMRKYKGQSKLLLKPKTVEQVSKIIKYCNDNRLAVVPQGGNTGLVGGSIPVFDEIILSLANLNKIREFDPVSGIFKCDAGVILEAANEYLEKNGYIFPLDLGAKGSCHVGGVVATNAGGLRLLRYGSLHGSVLGLEVVLPNGKIVNSMHSLRKDNTGYDIKQLFIGSEGTIGIITGVSILAPPKPKFTNVCFLSLEDYESVQKVFVKARQELSEIISAYEFMDNKSLSLTKDHLEGVPFPLEDEHPFYVLIETSGSNKEHDDAKLEAFLELAMEEGLVTDGVVAQDETELANLWQWREMIPESSQSNGGVYKYDVSLPLKSMYSLVEAVNDRLTQHGLLGEAPKPVVSAIGYGHIGDGNLHLNVAVREYTKEVEKCLEPFVYEFIQRHHGSVSAEHGLGFQKKNYIQYSKTPEEIEMIKSIKNQYDPNSILNPYKYI, translated from the coding sequence ATGATGTTAAAGTGTGGCAGGCAGTACAGGATTGTTTCGAAGAATGCCAGCAGAGTGCTGAATAGCACTGCCGTTAGTGGCAGAAACAGATTGGGACTTTACATGCAGCCATTGTTGACCATGGCAGCTTATACTCGAACATACTCTTCGAAACTACCACCACGTTTAACAGCAGAGACATACCCAGAAGTGAAAAGAGATGGCAGGTTTAAGTCTTTGGCTAAAGATGATATTGACTATTTTAAATCTATCCTGTCTGAAACCGAGTTATTAGAAGGAAATGATAGTAATGACTCATTGGCAGCTTACAATGAAGATTGGATGAGGAAATACAAAGGTCAAAGTAAGTTATTGttgaaaccaaaaactGTGGAACAAGTCTCAAAGATTATCAAATACTGTAATGATAATCGACTTGCTGTAGTTCCTCAAGGTGGTAATACCGGCCTTGTTGGTGGATCTATCCCTGtttttgatgaaataaTTTTATCTCTCGCTAACTTGAACAAAATAAGAGAATTTGATCCAGTAAGTGGAATTTTTAAATGTGACGCCGGTGTTATCCTAGAAGCTGCAAATGAGTATTTGGAGAAGAATGGTTACATCTTCCCTCTGGATTTGGGTGCTAAGGGTTCCTGTCATGTTGGAGGTGTGGTAGCTACAAATGCTGGAGGTTTAAGATTACTGCGCTATGGTTCATTACATGGATCTGTTCTAGGTTTGGAAGTTGTTCTACCAAATGGGAAGATTGTAAATAGTATGCATTCCCTAAGAAAAGACAACACTGGTTATGATATAAAACAATTATTTATTGGTTCAGAGGGTACGATTGGTATTATTACAGGGGTTTCCATTTTAGCACCTCCAAAGCCAAAGTTCACTAACGTCTGTTTCTTATCACTTGAAGATTACGAATCCGTCCAAAAAGTATTTGTGAAAGCAAGGCAAGAGCTGTCAGAGATTATATCTGCTTATGAATTTATGGACAATAAGTCTTTGAGCTTAACTAAAGATCATTTGGAAGGCGTACCTTTCCCACTGGAAGATGAACATCctttttatgttttgatCGAAACTTCTGGATCAAACAAAGAGCATGATGATGCAAAACTTGAAGCTTTCTTAGAGTTAGCAATGGAGGAAGGTTTAGTGACTGACGGTGTTGTGGCACAAGATGAAACAGAGCTAGCTAATCTATGGCAATGGAGAGAGATGATTCCTGAATCAAGTCAATCCAATGGTGGtgtatataaatatgatGTTTCTTTACCATTGAAGAGTATGTACTCTCTAGTTGAGGCTGTAAATGACAGATTAACTCAGCATGGTCTCCTAGGTGAAGCACCAAAGCCAGTTGTTTCAGCTATTGGATATGGGCATATAGGTGATGGTAACCTTCATTTGAATGTTGCAGTTCGTGAATATACGAAAGAGGTAGAGAAATGCTTAGAACCCTTTGTATATGAGTTCATTCAAAGACACCATGGTTCTGTGAGCGCTGAACATGGGCTGGGTttccagaagaagaattacATTCAGTATTCGAAAACCCCTGAGGAGATTGAGATGATCAAATctataaaaaatcaatacGATCCGAACTCCATCTTGAATCCTTACAAGTATATCTGA
- a CDS encoding cyclin family protein (CAGL0J06336g~Ortholog(s) have cyclin-dependent protein serine/threonine kinase regulator activity and role in regulation of establishment or maintenance of cell polarity, regulation of transcription involved in G1/S transition of mitotic cell cycle) yields the protein MFETPPYCGLNPVEYEILVRFLKRNVTYEMLTFLISKTNSMIKIKKTNSPKPVELSLFVEELVASSKVQASTLMATAVYLDRLSRIIPSNVCGIETTKHRMFLGCLILSSKSLDDSSLFNKHWTKYCNGLLTLKEVNSIERELLSYFNWDINIQIEELYNTLEPILKPIREEMVTRRYTLYLPTPSSSPGKIDGRIKLSSHPVLQKQIAEEISTYLDDASPVSSISTFYDSESPTSMQSGHNGRLYLCDNCSTPALGNSTVSSEYVLDSSNQRKRGHSSDLKSTKSEEEESNLEYLFKRDKKLVRWNNRWSMVF from the coding sequence ATGTTTGAGACGCCCCCGTACTGCGGTCTTAATCCCGTGGAATATGAAATACTTGTGCGATTTCTTAAAAGGAATGTCACATATGAGATGCTCACCTTTCTGATATCTAAAACGAATTCAAtgattaaaataaaaaagactAATAGCCCCAAACCTGTGGAATTGAGTCTATTTGTTGAGGAATTAGTCGCATCATCTAAAGTCCAAGCTTCTACATTAATGGCAACAGCTGTATATTTGGATAGATTGAGCAGAATAATCCCCTCTAACGTATGTGGCATTGAAACTACAAAGCATAGAATGTTTCTAGGATGCTTAATCTTATCATCCAAATCTTTGGATGACTCATCACTTTTCAATAAACATTGGACAAAATACTGTAATGGACTACTTACGTTGAAGGAGGTCAATTCAATAGAGCGTGAGCTGTTATCGTACTTTAATTGGGATATCAACATTCAGATTGAGGAATTATACAATACTTTAGAACCTATTTTGAAACCAATTAGAGAAGAAATGGTTACAAGAAGATATACACTGTACTTACCAACGCCTTCGTCTTCTCCAGGTAAAATTGATGGGCGTATTAAGCTAAGCTCTCACCCAGTgcttcaaaaacaaattgcAGAAGAAATATCGACCTATCTTGACGATGCATCCCCAGTGTCCAGTATTAGTACCTTTTATGACTCTGAGTCACCTACATCAATGCAATCAGGGCATAACGGTCGACTATATCTGTGCGATAATTGCTCTACTCCAGCGCTCGGAAACAGTACAGTTAGTTCGGAATATGTATTAGATAGTTcgaatcaaagaaaaagaggCCATTCAAGTGATTTGAAATCCACTAAGtctgaagaggaagaaagCAATCTAGAATATTTGTTCAAACGTGACAAAAAATTGGTAAGGTGGAATAATCGATGGTCAATGGTTTTTTGA
- the AIT1 gene encoding Ait1p (CAGL0J06358g~Ortholog(s) have fungal-type vacuole membrane localization): MVRISSAASYFMPLLCSKKPSVVVSAVFVVTLIYSLAYLSSTILPNAYDDPNMFAPNSQDYFRTFLLGFFSPCLLYLTRSFLLSVNPNQRFINLILDFPINDSFLLLIIIGLAYPQIQDGHGIHTKNDGDDASAVQWHIIPKQSYIFGISWSLSEFIICAISNLFEFQEVSIAGQLNSKEDSEIDVLNRKNSLNRENITLSKCIGVRRKSSTISNNVYTNDADPEVSTSKYGTLTYMDYTSWDKFRKSNFNSDEYGREANKNITTDKTGRDPLIIINPKDNSLRITSLNREGNHLEFEESEPIFKDKRGFTWVRWKEDNYLENQGNMLDSDTTSIRHANVIERLTSNGGQKSYFTLKGYGHLGKNFFIMSVVIFSNIWMTIGQSLLMSIYFIYVRGHEKLFSDTVIFFGSKDITYFLLVVFIPFVSMNFLINTYIYLQDTLVEWFIDPYFNMNGGIGASLNNQYPYYPIVENSLLFPNKKRVSTANSKPTRQDLTSSYDSALLMESAMLYGSHNNADDYDANDPKPLKLAKRMIIKWKEISASDQFVLSAMFIWGLSVFVCGLFATIPSFNIPSR; the protein is encoded by the coding sequence ATGGTACGAATATCGAGTGCTGCATCATACTTCATGCCGCTACTGTGCTCCAAGAAGCCTTCGGTGGTCGTATCTGCAGTTTTTGTGGTAACCTTAATATATTCGTTAGCATATCTATCATCCACAATTCTTCCGAATGCGTACGATGACCCTAATATGTTTGCTCCTAATAGTCAGGACTATTTTAGGACATTTTTATTAGGGTTTTTCTCTCCTTGTCTACTTTATTTGACAAGATCATTTTTACTATCGGTTAATCCAAATCAACGTTTTATAAACTTGATACTTGACTTTCCTATAAATGACAGCTTTCTCTTACTGATTATAATAGGTCTGGCATACCCTCAGATCCAAGATGGCCACGGAATACATACTAAAAACGATGGAGATGATGCATCTGCGGTGCAGTGGCATATTATTCCAAAACAATCTTATATTTTTGGAATATCATGGTCCTTAAGTgaatttattatatgtGCTATTAGCAATCTTTTTGAGTTTCAAGAAGTATCGATTGCGGGACAATTgaattcaaaagaagattCAGAAATAGATGTACTTAATAGAAAGAATTCCTTGAATAGGGAAAACATCACTCTATCAAAATGTATTGGTGTCAGAAGAAAGTCATCTACCATTTCAAACAACGTTTATACTAATGATGCCGATCCTGAGGTATCCACTTCAAAATATGGTACTCTCACTTACATGGATTATACGAGTTGGGATAAATTCAGAAAATCAAACTTCAATAGCGACGAGTATGGTCGTGAAGCGAACAAAAACATCACCACAGACAAAACAGGACGTGATCCTTTGATAATTATAAATCCGAAGGACAACTCCTTGAGAATCACCTCCTTGAATAGAGAAGGTAACCATCTGGAGTTCGAAGAAAGTGAACCAATATTTAAAGACAAGAGGGGATTTACTTGGGTCCGGTGGAAAGAAGATAATTACTTGGAAAATCAAGGTAATATGCTAGATAGTGATACAACCTCGATTAGGCATGCTAACGTAATAGAAAGACTTACATCGAACGGAGGGCAAAAATCCTATTTTACATTGAAGGGATATGGCCATTTAGGTAAGAATTTCTTTATCATGTCGGTAGTTATTTTTAGCAACATTTGGATGACCATTGGCCAGTCATTGCTAATgtcaatatatttcatttatGTCAGAGGGCATGAGAAATTATTCTCTGACAcagtaatattttttggCAGTAAAGATATTACATATTTCCTGCTAGTCGTATTCATACCATTTGtttcaatgaattttttaatCAATACCTATATCTACCTTCAGGACACACTTGTTGAATGGTTTATCGACCCGTACTTTAATATGAATGGAGGTATTGGTGCTTCCTTAAATAACCAATATCCCTATTATCCAATTGTTGAAAACTCATTACTTTTTcccaacaaaaaaagagtGAGTACAGCAAACTCAAAGCCAACGAGACAAGACTTAACTTCCTCATACGATTCGGCATTGTTAATGGAAAGTGCAATGCTCTACGGTAGCCATAATAACGCCGATGACTACGATGCAAATGATCCCAAACCTTTAAAGCTTGCCAAAAgaatgataataaaatggAAAGAGATATCAGCGTCTGACCAATTTGTCTTGTCTGCAATGTTTATATGGGGACTATCTGTATTTGTGTGTGGCCTTTTTGCTACGATCCCATCGTTTAATATCCCTTCAAGATAA